The following are encoded in a window of Mycoplasmopsis verecunda genomic DNA:
- the scpB gene encoding SMC-Scp complex subunit ScpB codes for MKNKILEALLYIQGDDGLTLEQVKDIFSLATMAEAKKVMADFHKEFNDQERGLKVVNFNEVYKLATRETFKDYISKMVSIVKKQRLSNAAIEVAGIIAYKQPITRSQIAQIRGVASDQVVNTLLVKGVIEEVGISPTPGNPVLYGVTNKFYDHFKLTSMRDLPKLNEFNYVEGVENENSDFDLFSSQREE; via the coding sequence ATGAAAAATAAAATATTGGAAGCTTTATTATACATTCAAGGAGATGATGGTTTAACACTTGAGCAAGTAAAAGATATATTCTCGCTAGCAACAATGGCTGAAGCGAAAAAAGTTATGGCTGATTTTCACAAAGAATTCAATGACCAAGAGCGTGGTTTAAAAGTCGTTAATTTTAACGAAGTATATAAACTAGCAACTAGAGAAACTTTTAAAGATTATATTTCTAAAATGGTTTCTATTGTTAAAAAGCAACGTTTATCAAATGCAGCCATAGAAGTAGCAGGAATTATAGCTTATAAACAACCTATAACACGTAGTCAAATTGCTCAAATTCGAGGAGTAGCCTCTGATCAAGTTGTTAACACCCTACTTGTAAAAGGTGTAATTGAAGAAGTAGGAATTTCTCCAACACCTGGTAATCCTGTTTTATACGGAGTAACAAATAAGTTTTATGATCACTTTAAACTTACAAGTATGCGTGATTTACCTAAATTAAACGAATTCAACTATGTAGAGGGTGTCGAAAACGAAAATAGCGATTTTGATTTATTTTCATCACAACGTGAAGAATAA
- the rplJ gene encoding 50S ribosomal protein L10: MSESKLKAAKKEVVLEIVDKIKSSQAVAFAEYRGLTVSELEEFRNEAKKLGVDIKVYKNRLFKLAASETGFGELAEYLVGPNIFAFSNNDDMSAAKLLAKFAKLHKLMVIKAGTFEGKVIDSKGVKEVATLPTYEEALGILARSMMAPLQQISLSLKLVSEGKSE; the protein is encoded by the coding sequence ATGTCAGAATCAAAATTAAAAGCAGCTAAAAAAGAAGTTGTTTTAGAGATCGTTGACAAAATTAAAAGTTCACAAGCTGTTGCTTTTGCTGAATACCGTGGTTTAACAGTTTCAGAATTAGAAGAATTCAGAAATGAAGCAAAAAAACTTGGTGTAGATATTAAAGTTTACAAAAATCGTTTATTTAAACTTGCGGCAAGCGAAACAGGATTTGGTGAATTAGCTGAATATTTAGTAGGACCTAACATCTTTGCATTTTCAAACAATGATGATATGTCAGCAGCAAAATTATTAGCTAAATTTGCTAAATTACATAAATTAATGGTAATTAAAGCCGGGACTTTTGAAGGTAAAGTTATCGATTCTAAAGGTGTTAAAGAAGTTGCTACTCTTCCTACATATGAAGAAGCTCTTGGAATCCTTGCTCGTTCAATGATGGCACCATTACAACAAATTTCATTATCACTTAAATTAGTAAGTGAAGGTAAATCAGAATAA
- a CDS encoding segregation/condensation protein A, with translation MAIKTNSYYSEYTFQLQDFDGPLDLLLSLIKDKKIDIFDINLVELADQYLKIINQLKESEIDIAGDYLVMAATLLKIKASLVLQEPNEEEPAEVVEEKKKLIQQLVEYQQFKEIKEALKTFESDREDIFIKAPSNVDDFIVDTNDTRLDGHSNPVKLIAVLRKMFERVYAQQLRSTKLETFNLSPSDQFPFIKKLLKEHEVLTFEMVFTQPSIKHFVVTLLAVLVLAKQQILIIEQDEEFGDIRIKRGELYDEK, from the coding sequence ATGGCGATCAAAACTAATTCATATTATAGTGAATATACATTTCAATTGCAAGATTTTGATGGACCACTTGATTTATTGCTTTCTTTAATTAAAGATAAAAAGATTGATATTTTTGATATCAACTTAGTTGAACTAGCTGATCAATATTTAAAAATCATTAATCAACTTAAAGAAAGTGAAATTGATATTGCTGGTGATTATTTAGTAATGGCTGCTACATTACTTAAAATCAAAGCATCATTAGTTCTTCAAGAGCCTAATGAAGAAGAACCTGCTGAAGTAGTTGAAGAGAAAAAGAAATTGATTCAACAATTAGTTGAATATCAACAATTTAAAGAAATCAAAGAAGCATTAAAAACATTTGAATCTGATCGTGAAGACATTTTTATTAAAGCTCCTTCAAATGTTGATGATTTTATAGTCGATACAAATGATACAAGATTAGATGGGCATTCAAATCCAGTTAAATTAATCGCTGTTCTTCGTAAAATGTTTGAAAGAGTTTATGCTCAGCAACTTCGTAGCACAAAACTTGAAACATTTAATCTTTCACCATCTGATCAATTTCCTTTTATTAAAAAATTATTAAAAGAACATGAAGTTCTTACATTCGAAATGGTATTTACACAACCAAGCATAAAACATTTCGTTGTAACTTTACTTGCTGTTTTAGTACTTGCAAAACAACAAATTCTTATAATTGAACAAGATGAAGAATTTGGTGATATTAGAATTAAGAGAGGAGAGCTTTACGATGAAAAATAA
- a CDS encoding IS1634 family transposase: MESKFIVIKHKRKDHTYISIATSNGYGKGYSNQIGLGRLEKLQEINPDPINVIKNSIKNLSVSESKEKIKQAVMFDLNSSKSETYNVNYGINVLYDLIDKFKIFDVLPKSRHKDLDRLLKYTVSSRILNADSLISTYKNKFQYENTPDYKKSSYYTLLDILNDNESIILQQLNQKITQNTSRNIELIFYDSSTAYFESFRRTGLRYPGYSKDGKFKEDQVVIGLATDENGIPIHYKLFKGNTTDSKTFIPFVIEMSKIYNIKNVTIVADKGMSVTANLRFLEQKGIDYVISYRLKSGPRDFKEYVLNETDYIGTEEFKYKEQTVASLYNKRDLMVIREEKIITYSRKRALKDKADRDILINNFNKLKNKDGYVEGSKLLGHKKYRFFKRNGDARYELDLIKLNEDKQFDGFYIYETSRRDLSAQEIVEIYAKQWQIEENFRTLKNSLEVRPMYVWTDAHINGTFLVMFYFISYFQIFAVYNK, encoded by the coding sequence ATGGAAAGCAAGTTTATAGTTATAAAACACAAAAGAAAAGATCACACATATATTTCAATAGCAACATCAAATGGATATGGAAAAGGTTATAGTAATCAAATAGGTCTAGGAAGATTAGAAAAATTACAGGAAATTAATCCTGATCCTATTAATGTGATTAAAAATTCAATAAAGAATTTATCTGTATCTGAATCTAAAGAAAAGATAAAACAAGCCGTTATGTTTGATTTAAATAGTTCAAAATCCGAAACATATAATGTTAATTATGGAATTAATGTTCTTTATGATTTGATTGATAAATTCAAAATCTTTGATGTATTACCTAAGTCAAGACATAAAGATTTAGATAGATTATTAAAATACACAGTCTCATCAAGAATATTAAATGCTGATAGTCTTATTTCTACATATAAAAATAAGTTTCAATATGAAAATACACCTGACTATAAAAAGTCAAGTTATTACACATTACTAGATATATTAAATGATAATGAAAGTATTATATTACAACAACTAAATCAAAAAATCACTCAAAACACTTCAAGAAATATAGAGCTAATATTTTATGATTCATCAACTGCTTATTTTGAGAGTTTTAGAAGAACAGGACTTAGATATCCTGGTTATTCAAAAGATGGTAAATTTAAAGAAGATCAAGTTGTTATTGGTTTAGCAACAGATGAAAATGGGATTCCGATTCATTACAAATTATTTAAAGGTAATACAACAGATTCAAAAACATTTATCCCTTTTGTAATAGAAATGAGCAAAATTTATAACATAAAAAATGTAACAATAGTTGCCGACAAAGGAATGTCTGTAACTGCAAATTTAAGATTTTTAGAACAAAAAGGTATAGATTATGTTATTTCATACAGATTAAAATCAGGTCCAAGAGATTTTAAAGAATATGTTTTAAACGAAACTGATTATATAGGAACTGAAGAATTTAAATATAAGGAACAAACAGTAGCATCTTTATATAACAAAAGAGACCTAATGGTCATCAGAGAAGAAAAAATCATAACATATAGCAGGAAACGAGCTTTAAAAGATAAAGCTGATAGAGATATATTGATTAATAATTTCAATAAATTAAAAAATAAAGATGGTTATGTAGAAGGTTCAAAGTTATTAGGCCACAAAAAATATAGATTCTTTAAAAGAAATGGTGATGCACGATACGAATTAGATTTAATCAAGCTAAATGAAGATAAACAATTTGATGGATTTTATATTTACGAAACATCAAGAAGAGATTTATCTGCACAAGAGATAGTGGAAATTTATGCAAAGCAATGACAAATAGAAGAAAACTTTAGAACTTTAAAAAATTCACTTGAAGTTAGGCCTATGTATGTATGAACTGATGCACATATAAATGGTACATTTCTTGTTATGTTTTATTTCATTAGTTATTTTCAAATATTTGCTGTATACAATAAATAA
- the rplL gene encoding 50S ribosomal protein L7/L12, with protein MAKLTKELFIESLKEMSIKEVMELVEAMKEEFGIDPMAAVAVAAAPAEGGNEEKSSVKVVLKADNGKKVAIIKVVKDLLGLPLMDAKKLVDALPAVIKENIKPEEAEQIKAALVEAGAEVTVE; from the coding sequence ATGGCTAAATTAACAAAAGAATTATTTATTGAATCATTAAAAGAAATGTCAATTAAAGAAGTTATGGAACTTGTAGAAGCAATGAAAGAAGAATTTGGAATCGATCCTATGGCTGCTGTTGCTGTTGCTGCTGCTCCAGCTGAAGGTGGAAACGAAGAAAAATCAAGCGTTAAAGTTGTTTTAAAAGCTGACAATGGTAAAAAAGTTGCTATTATCAAAGTAGTTAAAGACTTACTTGGATTACCATTAATGGATGCTAAAAAACTTGTTGATGCATTACCTGCTGTTATTAAAGAAAACATTAAACCAGAAGAAGCAGAACAAATCAAAGCTGCTCTTGTTGAAGCTGGTGCTGAAGTTACAGTTGAATAA
- a CDS encoding lysophospholipid acyltransferase family protein, which produces MKKHAIDIRFKRVLLAPIWFLRWLKIKLKFRKFKKDPDQFSAIDRYNYLLKLSKKILKIYNVDVVVKGYDNVLTSGNVIFTPNHKSLFDPLVLMVALENPAFEQNSKLMIPTFIAKKEISESKWLNAPVSLLDTFYVDRKSVKQSLKEMTKFADFIKENKTYGVIFPEGTRVTDETLGHFVSGPFWLAQKKYLAIQPVVIKNTLNAMDAKRKGRLTVEVEFLPALKPNTFLTQESSSLASHVHSLIKNEVEKDGDQN; this is translated from the coding sequence ATGAAAAAACATGCAATTGACATTAGATTCAAGAGAGTTCTACTAGCTCCTATTTGATTTCTTCGTTGACTTAAAATTAAATTAAAGTTTAGAAAATTTAAAAAAGATCCAGATCAATTCTCCGCTATTGATCGTTACAACTATTTACTTAAATTAAGCAAAAAAATCTTAAAGATTTACAATGTGGATGTTGTAGTAAAAGGTTATGATAATGTTTTAACATCAGGTAATGTTATTTTTACCCCAAATCATAAATCATTATTTGACCCACTTGTATTAATGGTGGCTTTAGAAAATCCAGCATTCGAACAAAATTCAAAATTAATGATACCTACATTTATTGCAAAAAAAGAAATAAGCGAATCGAAATGATTAAATGCACCCGTTTCATTATTAGATACATTTTATGTTGATAGAAAAAGTGTTAAACAAAGTCTTAAAGAAATGACTAAGTTTGCTGACTTTATCAAAGAAAATAAAACATATGGTGTTATCTTTCCAGAAGGAACTAGAGTTACAGATGAAACATTAGGACATTTTGTTTCTGGACCATTTTGATTAGCACAGAAGAAATATTTAGCAATACAACCAGTTGTTATTAAAAATACTTTAAATGCAATGGATGCTAAAAGAAAAGGAAGATTAACAGTTGAAGTTGAATTTCTTCCGGCTTTAAAACCTAATACATTTTTAACACAAGAATCATCTAGTCTAGCTTCTCATGTTCATTCATTAATTAAAAATGAGGTAGAAAAAGATGGCGATCAAAACTAA
- a CDS encoding 4'-phosphopantetheinyl transferase superfamily protein gives MISIGVDITNISRFYNKSQNFIMRALSPSEISELNKLSDNYQRAKFLARSWAIKEAIFKADNTYINFSKINLQKDPTTHLWKFKDFLISISYADDYVIAFVQKN, from the coding sequence ATGATTTCTATAGGTGTTGATATTACAAACATTTCTCGATTTTATAATAAGTCGCAAAACTTTATTATGCGAGCTTTATCTCCAAGCGAGATAAGTGAACTTAATAAACTTTCTGACAATTATCAGCGTGCAAAGTTCCTAGCTCGTTCTTGAGCAATAAAAGAAGCTATATTTAAAGCCGATAATACATATATAAACTTTAGCAAAATAAACTTGCAAAAAGATCCTACAACACACCTATGAAAATTCAAAGATTTTTTAATTTCGATTAGCTATGCTGATGATTATGTTATCGCATTCGTTCAAAAAAATTAA